A genomic window from Calditrichota bacterium includes:
- a CDS encoding TonB-dependent receptor plug domain-containing protein codes for MKKQDKLLWLVFTLFLCVFFSGRAIGGQTGKLVGKVFDVDSGDPLPYANVILEKTTIGAATDMNGEFFVINIPPGVYTVTASMLGYQKMSIKNVQVFVDHTTHLRFGLKPMTLSLGKSVIVTAEQPLIQKDLTSTASSVTASEIRNMPVESFEDVLQLQAGIVKDSRGDLHIRGGRASEVAYLINGVSVSDPFSGGVAVEVNQEAIQELKVISGTFNAEYGKVMSGVVEIVTKDPSSTLTGGGSIYFGDYVSRDKKLFYNIDSVSPTDITNGQLYVSGPIPFSKKKLGFYLSTRAYHNEGWLYGQRRFNPSDSSNFQNPTSFYMQETGDKKPVPMNEQKKYYANLKVVYHFNPSVTISYNGLGNYSTYRKYNHLFKYNPDGDVHHYSYGYTHILTLNHMISPKTFYTLKYSNYFVQYRSYLYKDPNDRRYVNPELLRNREDSYSFLTGGTNMTHFNRYSAVEGIKFDITSQVSKSHQIKTGLEYKYNTLYLNNGV; via the coding sequence ATGAAAAAACAAGATAAACTATTGTGGCTGGTCTTTACTCTTTTTTTATGCGTGTTTTTTTCGGGACGAGCAATAGGCGGCCAGACAGGAAAACTCGTTGGTAAGGTTTTCGATGTAGACAGCGGAGACCCTCTCCCTTATGCGAATGTCATCCTTGAAAAAACAACGATAGGGGCCGCGACTGATATGAACGGAGAGTTCTTTGTAATCAATATCCCGCCCGGAGTTTATACGGTGACGGCGTCCATGCTCGGCTATCAAAAAATGAGCATTAAAAACGTGCAGGTGTTTGTAGATCATACCACGCACTTGCGTTTTGGGTTAAAGCCAATGACACTCAGTTTGGGAAAATCCGTCATCGTTACGGCTGAACAACCGCTCATTCAAAAAGATCTCACCTCAACCGCCAGTTCGGTTACAGCCAGTGAAATCCGGAATATGCCGGTTGAAAGCTTTGAGGATGTGCTCCAATTACAGGCGGGCATTGTAAAGGACAGCCGCGGTGACTTGCATATTCGTGGGGGCCGTGCCAGTGAAGTGGCCTATTTGATTAATGGTGTTTCCGTATCGGATCCTTTTTCGGGCGGGGTAGCCGTGGAGGTCAATCAAGAAGCTATTCAGGAATTAAAGGTGATCAGCGGAACCTTTAATGCCGAATATGGCAAGGTGATGTCCGGTGTGGTGGAAATTGTCACAAAAGATCCCTCAAGCACATTAACAGGCGGCGGAAGTATTTATTTCGGAGATTATGTAAGTCGGGATAAAAAGCTTTTTTATAATATTGATTCTGTCAGTCCAACGGATATCACCAACGGACAACTCTATGTGTCGGGCCCCATTCCGTTTTCAAAAAAGAAATTGGGATTTTATCTTTCGACGAGGGCGTATCATAATGAGGGTTGGCTTTACGGGCAAAGGCGGTTTAATCCGTCCGATTCTTCGAATTTCCAGAATCCCACATCTTTTTACATGCAGGAAACCGGGGATAAAAAACCCGTGCCTATGAACGAACAGAAGAAATATTATGCCAATTTGAAAGTGGTATATCATTTTAATCCGTCGGTAACAATTAGCTATAATGGCCTTGGAAATTATTCAACTTATAGAAAATACAATCATTTATTTAAATATAATCCGGACGGTGATGTTCATCATTATTCATACGGCTATACCCATATTCTGACCCTAAATCACATGATTTCGCCCAAAACATTTTATACACTCAAGTATTCGAATTATTTTGTGCAGTATCGTTCGTATCTGTACAAGGATCCGAATGATCGGCGCTACGTTAATCCTGAATTATTAAGAAATCGGGAAGACAGCTATAGTTTTTTAACGGGCGGCACAAACATGACCCATTTTAACCGTTATTCCGCTGTTGAAGGAATAAAGTTTGATATCACATCGCAGGTATCGAAATCACATCAAATAAAAACAGGTTTGGAATATAAATATAATACGCTCTATTTGAATAACGGAGTTG
- a CDS encoding T9SS type A sorting domain-containing protein translates to MKVITSVLVGAICLSLIWAGSLFAQGHVDPPYLQIQSVEHPITVDGKLDETDWQRRFDYLVFRSHFTPGDVEYGATDGTLVKGTYTDTTTTIVRILHDGLDLYISLQSNDKSVCRFGDSWEGDGLFMKVQDAQGTTVEYKLYFNLGGTDPDIHYEGPSLYPGSGEGAGYKMPGTVVNDTTQVDSGYTAELVIHLDQLGYTDPYADVPVLINIFDPDGYPDGSTAWGDVGSYYKQWWGSEWGPDMRILRLADPPTKLAVKTDEAITLDGQLTESFWAKADSVVIAKGSNSSTGGWYMQWGDPNNQYTDQSRAVVKFAHKGTDLYIGVVSNDSSVCNWSPGWEADGLFLWMTYKGVIPGSGDRLEIKAMYFNPTEGAGIDFQLGGNVPTGGAEGASYEPPGTVTNTETNGPDAGYSLEVVVHTDLFGYSDGDTVKLSAVIWDMDYASKDAYDPNVSDYAPNWWGTQWVDPNFEKYDMYRNVVLSNETAVRVDEEKSTPVVREFRLSQNYPNPFNPSTRIDFSVPVQSNVSIAVYDVLGKRIVTLVDGKNYSAGSHTVEWNGTDDLGRNVGSGIYFYKITTQKFSQTKKMILMK, encoded by the coding sequence ATGAAAGTTATTACAAGCGTATTGGTAGGGGCAATTTGCCTGTCCTTAATTTGGGCCGGTTCTCTTTTTGCCCAGGGCCATGTTGATCCCCCCTATTTGCAGATCCAATCGGTGGAGCATCCGATTACAGTGGATGGCAAACTGGATGAGACGGATTGGCAGCGGCGATTTGATTACCTGGTATTTCGGTCGCATTTTACACCGGGTGATGTTGAATACGGAGCAACCGACGGGACACTTGTAAAAGGCACCTACACGGATACGACAACCACGATTGTCCGGATACTGCACGATGGGTTGGATTTGTACATTTCCCTTCAATCGAACGACAAGTCAGTCTGCCGGTTTGGTGACAGTTGGGAAGGGGATGGGTTATTTATGAAGGTTCAGGATGCCCAGGGGACAACAGTGGAGTACAAATTGTATTTTAATTTGGGTGGTACGGATCCGGATATTCATTATGAAGGTCCTTCACTCTATCCGGGCTCAGGCGAAGGGGCCGGATACAAGATGCCGGGAACAGTGGTAAATGACACAACCCAGGTAGATTCGGGATATACGGCGGAGCTGGTGATTCACCTGGATCAGTTGGGCTACACGGATCCCTATGCAGATGTGCCGGTATTGATTAATATTTTTGATCCGGATGGCTATCCCGACGGAAGCACCGCCTGGGGCGACGTGGGTTCTTATTACAAGCAATGGTGGGGAAGCGAATGGGGCCCGGACATGCGGATTCTGCGGTTGGCGGATCCTCCGACAAAGCTTGCTGTGAAGACCGACGAGGCGATTACACTGGACGGCCAGTTAACCGAATCCTTTTGGGCCAAAGCAGATTCGGTGGTCATCGCGAAGGGTTCGAACAGCAGTACGGGCGGCTGGTACATGCAGTGGGGCGATCCGAACAATCAATACACGGATCAGAGCCGGGCGGTGGTGAAGTTTGCACACAAGGGAACGGATTTGTACATTGGCGTGGTTTCGAACGATTCGTCCGTGTGCAATTGGTCCCCGGGCTGGGAAGCAGATGGCCTGTTCTTGTGGATGACCTACAAGGGTGTGATTCCAGGTTCGGGAGATCGGTTGGAGATCAAGGCGATGTATTTCAACCCGACGGAAGGAGCCGGGATTGACTTTCAGTTGGGTGGCAATGTGCCCACGGGAGGAGCCGAAGGGGCGTCCTATGAGCCGCCGGGGACCGTGACAAACACGGAAACGAACGGGCCGGATGCAGGATATTCACTGGAAGTCGTGGTGCATACGGACTTGTTTGGTTACAGCGATGGGGATACGGTGAAACTAAGCGCAGTGATCTGGGATATGGATTATGCGTCGAAGGATGCGTATGATCCCAATGTGTCCGATTATGCTCCCAACTGGTGGGGTACGCAGTGGGTTGATCCCAACTTCGAAAAATATGATATGTACCGGAATGTGGTCCTGTCCAATGAAACGGCAGTCCGTGTTGATGAAGAAAAATCAACCCCGGTCGTTCGGGAATTCCGTCTGAGTCAGAATTATCCCAACCCATTCAATCCTTCAACCCGAATTGATTTCAGTGTCCCCGTTCAATCGAACGTATCCATTGCTGTTTACGACGTCCTTGGAAAGCGAATTGTCACCCTTGTTGATGGTAAAAACTATTCTGCGGGTAGTCACACCGTGGAATGGAATGGTACGGATGATCTGGGCCGAAATGTCGGATCCGGAATTTATTTCTACAAAATTACTACTCAGAAATTCAGTCAAACGAAAAAAATGATTCTGATGAAATAA
- a CDS encoding LacI family transcriptional regulator, which produces MQIREIARLAGVSVATVSRVINGKGPVKEKTRRRILEIMKEHNYVPNPIARSLSTHHTDTIGVILPELVDEFFSDLIRGMDVEATKSNKYLMVTGSHSKKNIAETLLEFMTSGRVDGVIVMAPLLHREISELLAFAKCPVVMINSCLDEEQVVSFNINNIQGAEMITKHLIGHGFERIGMILGPKNNFDAEQRFAGFKKAIESAGLTIENSLLIPGDFATKSGFEAFYELLQRSPKPEAIFAANDMMAIGAYEAARKMGVRIPEDVAIAGFDDIFISRFLKPRLTTVHVPIVELGQKAMKYLLKMIEGEVDSTKPYREDMETKIVIGGSCGCDTNNADEFV; this is translated from the coding sequence ATGCAAATTCGTGAAATAGCCCGGTTAGCAGGTGTTTCTGTTGCAACGGTTTCTCGTGTCATTAACGGCAAAGGACCTGTTAAGGAGAAAACCCGCAGACGTATCCTGGAAATTATGAAGGAACATAATTATGTTCCCAATCCAATTGCACGCAGCCTTTCTACTCATCATACAGATACAATCGGGGTTATTCTTCCCGAGCTGGTGGATGAATTTTTCTCCGATCTGATTCGCGGTATGGATGTGGAAGCAACGAAATCAAATAAATACCTGATGGTTACCGGATCCCACAGTAAAAAAAATATCGCTGAAACGCTTCTGGAATTCATGACCAGTGGTCGGGTGGATGGTGTTATTGTAATGGCCCCGCTACTGCACAGGGAAATTAGTGAATTATTGGCCTTTGCAAAATGCCCTGTCGTCATGATTAACAGTTGCTTAGACGAAGAACAGGTTGTCAGCTTCAACATCAACAATATTCAGGGGGCGGAAATGATCACGAAGCATCTGATTGGACATGGCTTTGAGCGTATTGGAATGATTTTGGGCCCTAAGAACAATTTTGATGCAGAACAACGTTTTGCCGGTTTCAAGAAGGCTATTGAATCGGCAGGGCTTACTATTGAAAACTCGCTGCTGATTCCGGGAGATTTTGCAACAAAATCGGGGTTTGAAGCCTTTTATGAACTCCTGCAACGGAGCCCCAAACCCGAGGCGATCTTCGCCGCGAATGATATGATGGCCATTGGCGCTTACGAAGCTGCCAGAAAAATGGGCGTACGGATTCCGGAGGATGTCGCTATTGCCGGTTTCGATGATATTTTTATTTCTCGATTTCTAAAGCCTCGTTTAACAACTGTCCATGTTCCGATTGTGGAACTGGGGCAAAAAGCCATGAAGTACCTATTGAAAATGATTGAAGGGGAGGTGGACTCAACGAAACCCTATAGAGAGGATATGGAAACAAAGATTGTGATTGGGGGGTCATGCGGATGTGACACTAATAATGCCGATGAATTTGTTTAA